One stretch of Priestia megaterium DNA includes these proteins:
- a CDS encoding restriction endonuclease translates to MDKVFQAVFYLFLIMILVKLSQFAYRVLRERRYMKELAQSGMPYIDKMDGYQFEIYLQALFQQLGYKPQVTKKSGDFGADLVMKGKERIVIQAKRYRIKNRVSISAVQEVYGAKAYYKANQAWVVTNSYFTKQAKELAAACDVTLLDRADLQKFINEVNPVFKAREIFENITPEPRKCPKCGQDLVVRDGNGARFFGCSSFPSCRHTEKINKEVSKSRPSG, encoded by the coding sequence ATGGATAAAGTGTTTCAAGCTGTATTTTATCTCTTTCTTATCATGATTTTAGTGAAACTTTCTCAATTTGCTTACCGTGTCCTTCGTGAACGGAGGTATATGAAAGAGTTAGCTCAATCGGGTATGCCCTATATTGATAAAATGGATGGTTATCAATTCGAAATTTACTTGCAGGCCCTTTTCCAACAGTTAGGATATAAACCTCAAGTAACCAAAAAGTCTGGTGACTTTGGGGCTGATTTAGTGATGAAAGGCAAAGAAAGAATTGTCATTCAAGCTAAACGATATAGAATTAAAAATCGGGTCAGTATTTCAGCTGTACAAGAAGTGTATGGGGCAAAAGCGTATTATAAAGCGAATCAGGCGTGGGTCGTGACCAATAGTTATTTTACGAAACAAGCGAAAGAGCTTGCAGCTGCATGTGATGTGACTTTATTGGATCGGGCGGATCTTCAAAAGTTTATTAATGAAGTCAATCCCGTTTTTAAGGCACGGGAAATCTTTGAAAATATCACACCAGAACCTCGTAAATGTCCAAAATGTGGGCAAGATCTAGTCGTACGAGATGGGAATGGCGCTCGCTTTTTTGGCTGTTCCTCTTTCCCTTCTTGTCGTCATACGGAAAAAATTAATAAGGAAGTAAGTAAGAGCAGACCTTCAGGATAG